In Archangium violaceum, the following are encoded in one genomic region:
- a CDS encoding sigma 54-interacting transcriptional regulator has product MQQKPFADISTAVTPRRTRSQAPHPVPVLTVISHPMPQRIGQRLVLEAVSAGKPVALSRNAPDFSHPGSSELGMPLADTFLSRKPVLFEPAPGGGLLLRVEEGGTQVRVVGEPFVGVRELGPEELAAGVPLVLAERVALLLHMEPSSVEPSRDGLGMAGQGLGIRRVREDISRVADLNVPVLIRGETGTGKELVAQAIHQSSNRRNGPFISVNLGALPKELAAAELFGAQKGAYTGSTKDREGFFRAAHGGTLFLDEVGEAPPEVQVALLRVLETGEVYPVGGHSPVSVDVRLITATDADLEERIRRELFRAPLLHRLAGFEIQVPPLRERREDIGLLFLHFARQELEATGEAWRLSPEVSPAEPWLPALLAERLMRFMWPGNVRQLRNLTRQLIIGSRGLDTLKVSSRIEQELDSAVVPTPSRSAPTASSVVVTVEERGLPRRKPSEVGEEEMLDALRASSWDIKATAERLGITRSSLYELIDRSSRIRTAGDLSPEEVTSCFHECQGDLDAMVRRLEVSKRALQRRLRELGLESSRER; this is encoded by the coding sequence ATGCAGCAGAAGCCGTTCGCCGACATCTCCACCGCCGTCACGCCCAGGCGCACCCGGTCGCAGGCGCCGCACCCAGTGCCGGTCCTGACCGTCATCTCCCACCCCATGCCCCAGCGCATCGGTCAGCGGCTGGTGCTCGAGGCGGTGAGCGCTGGCAAGCCGGTGGCCCTGTCCCGCAACGCCCCGGACTTCTCGCACCCCGGCAGCTCCGAGCTGGGCATGCCGCTGGCGGATACGTTCCTGAGCCGCAAGCCAGTGCTCTTCGAGCCCGCCCCCGGCGGTGGCCTGCTGCTGCGGGTGGAGGAGGGGGGCACCCAGGTGCGCGTGGTGGGCGAGCCCTTCGTGGGGGTCCGGGAGCTGGGGCCCGAGGAGCTGGCCGCGGGCGTGCCGCTGGTGCTGGCCGAGCGCGTCGCGCTGCTTCTGCACATGGAGCCCTCCAGCGTGGAGCCCTCGCGCGACGGGCTGGGCATGGCGGGCCAGGGCCTGGGCATCCGCCGGGTGCGCGAGGACATCTCCCGCGTGGCGGACCTGAACGTCCCGGTGCTCATCCGGGGCGAGACGGGGACGGGCAAGGAGCTGGTGGCGCAGGCCATCCACCAGAGCAGCAATCGCCGCAACGGGCCCTTCATCAGCGTCAACCTGGGCGCGCTCCCCAAGGAGCTGGCCGCCGCGGAGCTCTTCGGCGCGCAGAAGGGCGCCTACACGGGCTCCACGAAAGATCGCGAGGGCTTCTTCCGCGCCGCGCACGGCGGCACCCTCTTCCTGGACGAGGTGGGCGAGGCGCCCCCCGAGGTGCAGGTGGCGCTGCTGCGCGTGCTGGAGACGGGCGAGGTGTACCCGGTGGGTGGGCACTCGCCGGTGTCCGTGGATGTACGGCTCATCACCGCCACGGACGCGGACCTGGAGGAGCGCATCCGCCGGGAGCTGTTCCGCGCCCCGTTGCTGCACCGGCTGGCCGGCTTCGAAATCCAGGTGCCGCCGCTGCGCGAGCGCCGCGAGGACATCGGCCTGCTCTTCCTGCACTTCGCCCGCCAGGAGCTGGAGGCCACGGGCGAGGCGTGGCGCCTGTCGCCCGAGGTCTCCCCCGCCGAGCCCTGGCTGCCCGCGCTCCTGGCCGAGCGGCTGATGCGCTTCATGTGGCCCGGCAACGTCCGGCAGCTGCGCAACCTCACCCGGCAGCTCATCATCGGCAGCCGCGGCCTGGATACCCTGAAGGTGTCCTCGCGCATCGAGCAGGAGCTGGACTCCGCCGTCGTGCCCACCCCCTCGCGCTCCGCGCCCACCGCCTCGTCCGTGGTGGTCACCGTCGAGGAGCGGGGCTTGCCCCGGCGCAAGCCCTCGGAGGTGGGCGAGGAGGAGATGCTGGACGCCCTGCGCGCCAGCTCCTGGGACATCAAGGCCACCGCCGAGCGGCTGGGCATCACCCGCTCCTCGCTCTACGAGCTCATCGACCGGAGCTCGCGCATCCGCACCGCGGGGGACCTGAGCCCCGAGGAGGTCACCAGCTGCTTCCACGAGTGCCAGGGTGACCTGGACGCGATGGTGCGGCGGCTCGAGGTCTCCAAGCGCGCGCTCCAGCGCCGCCTGCGCGAGCTGGGCCTGGAGTCCTCGCGGGAGCGGTGA
- a CDS encoding universal stress protein — protein sequence MARILIAVDGSPASLRALGFGASLAAKLGVGIVLLHAMTPVVLPPGDGGAGAASEPRDSPRAEGTRLLAALADKARSHGVPVETVLGQGDAASTIHERAEAPDIQMVVMGSRGQGAMARLLLGSVATQVVHTSSRPVVVVR from the coding sequence ATGGCTCGCATCCTCATCGCCGTCGATGGCTCTCCAGCGTCCCTGCGTGCCCTGGGATTCGGGGCGTCGCTGGCCGCGAAGCTGGGGGTGGGCATCGTCCTGCTGCACGCCATGACCCCGGTGGTGCTCCCACCGGGCGACGGGGGAGCGGGGGCGGCCTCCGAGCCGCGGGACTCCCCGCGGGCCGAGGGCACCCGGTTGCTGGCGGCCCTGGCGGACAAGGCCCGCTCGCACGGGGTGCCGGTGGAGACGGTGCTGGGCCAGGGAGACGCGGCGAGCACCATCCACGAGCGGGCGGAGGCGCCCGACATCCAGATGGTGGTGATGGGGAGCCGCGGACAGGGAGCGATGGCACGACTGCTGCTCGGCAGCGTGGCCACCCAGGTGGTGCACACGAGCAGCAGACCCGTGGTGGTGGTGCGATGA
- a CDS encoding cation-translocating P-type ATPase, giving the protein MSAPAASIVPKEHVGLSGAEAARRLAEHGRNEIQRGETRSAWGVLLEQFRSPMIALLLGACAVSALLGEHADAIAIGAIVVLNALIGFAQESRAERALLALRSMTAPRARVMRDGYAVQLPAAEVVPGDVLLLEAGDIVAADARLYEAHALATNEAALTGESAPVDKAARPVAGDAPLAQRTDTVFLGTAVTRGTGLAEVQATGMSTELGKIAHLLASTGETETPLQKRLEQVTRTLLMACGVVVVLVAALGLWHGEGWMGVLLSSISLAVAAVPEGLPAVVTIALALGVQRMAAKHALVRRLQAVETLGSATVVCTDKTGTLTTGTMEVREVWGPDERAVLFTSAACCDASLGPDGKEGTGDPTELALLRAALAKGIRREELEGERPRVKVRPFDSETKRMSVLRADGVLYVKGALEVLLPRCRAGTEGAVEATRTLAGRGLRVLAVARGQGEEEEGLELLGLVGMADPPRPEAVEAVAAARAAGVRTVMITGDSPETALAIGRELGIVRPGEDAAELIHARVTAEDKLRIVRRWKERGEVVAMTGDGVNDAPALREAHIGIAMGRTGTEVTREAADLVLTDDNFATIITAIREGRAIYENIRKTLVYLLVGNVGELTVMLAASLVGLPLPLLPLQLLWINLVTDSLPALALVMDPARAELLSRPPRRPEEPMLGGHQWRHILLVGALEAAVVLGVFIWADPEQHVERARALAFSTLVFAELLRAFAARSATRIFWEVGPLTNRLLLGIVLFSAGLQVAIYELPAARGLFGLGALHTWELGLTFALGLIPVTALELSKLLRRGFPHHPSPSGRGTG; this is encoded by the coding sequence ATGAGCGCGCCCGCCGCCAGTATCGTCCCGAAAGAGCACGTGGGATTGAGCGGGGCCGAGGCGGCACGGCGCCTGGCCGAGCACGGGCGCAATGAAATCCAGCGAGGGGAGACGCGCTCGGCGTGGGGGGTGCTGCTGGAGCAGTTCCGCTCGCCGATGATCGCCCTGCTGCTGGGCGCGTGCGCGGTGTCGGCGTTGCTGGGGGAGCACGCGGACGCCATCGCCATTGGCGCCATCGTGGTCCTCAACGCGCTCATCGGCTTCGCGCAGGAGTCGCGGGCGGAGCGGGCGCTGCTGGCGCTGCGGTCGATGACGGCGCCGCGGGCGCGGGTGATGCGGGACGGCTACGCGGTGCAGCTGCCGGCGGCGGAGGTGGTGCCCGGGGACGTGCTGCTGCTGGAGGCCGGGGACATCGTGGCGGCGGACGCGCGCCTGTACGAGGCGCATGCGCTGGCCACCAACGAGGCGGCGCTGACGGGCGAGAGCGCGCCGGTGGACAAGGCCGCGCGGCCAGTAGCCGGAGACGCGCCACTGGCCCAGCGCACGGACACGGTGTTCCTGGGCACGGCGGTGACGCGGGGCACGGGCCTGGCCGAGGTGCAGGCCACCGGCATGAGCACGGAGCTGGGGAAGATCGCCCACCTGCTGGCCTCGACGGGGGAGACGGAGACGCCGCTGCAGAAGCGGCTGGAGCAGGTGACGCGCACGCTGCTGATGGCGTGCGGGGTGGTGGTGGTGCTGGTGGCGGCGCTGGGCCTGTGGCACGGAGAGGGGTGGATGGGGGTGCTGCTCTCGTCCATCTCGCTGGCGGTGGCGGCGGTGCCCGAGGGCCTGCCGGCGGTGGTGACCATCGCGCTGGCGCTGGGCGTGCAGCGGATGGCGGCGAAACACGCGCTGGTGCGCCGGCTACAGGCGGTGGAGACGCTGGGCTCGGCGACGGTGGTGTGCACGGACAAGACGGGGACGCTCACCACGGGCACCATGGAGGTGCGCGAGGTGTGGGGCCCGGACGAGCGGGCGGTGCTCTTCACCTCGGCGGCGTGCTGTGACGCCTCGCTGGGGCCGGACGGGAAGGAGGGGACGGGAGACCCGACGGAGCTGGCGCTGCTGCGCGCGGCGTTGGCGAAGGGAATCCGCCGCGAGGAGCTGGAGGGCGAGCGCCCGCGGGTGAAGGTGCGGCCGTTCGACTCGGAGACGAAGCGCATGTCGGTGCTGCGCGCGGACGGCGTGCTGTACGTGAAGGGGGCGCTGGAGGTGCTGCTGCCCCGGTGCCGGGCGGGCACGGAGGGCGCGGTCGAGGCGACGCGGACGCTCGCGGGGCGGGGCCTGCGCGTGCTGGCGGTGGCACGGGGCCAGGGCGAGGAGGAGGAGGGATTGGAGCTGCTCGGGCTGGTGGGCATGGCGGACCCGCCGAGGCCGGAGGCGGTGGAGGCCGTGGCGGCGGCGCGTGCGGCGGGGGTGCGCACGGTGATGATCACCGGCGACAGCCCGGAGACGGCGCTGGCCATCGGGCGCGAGCTGGGAATCGTGCGACCGGGGGAGGACGCGGCGGAGCTCATCCACGCGCGGGTGACGGCGGAGGACAAGCTGCGCATCGTGCGGCGGTGGAAGGAGCGGGGCGAGGTGGTGGCGATGACGGGGGATGGGGTGAATGACGCACCGGCGCTGCGCGAGGCGCATATCGGCATCGCCATGGGGAGGACGGGGACGGAGGTGACGCGGGAGGCGGCGGACCTGGTGCTCACGGACGACAACTTCGCCACCATCATCACGGCCATCCGCGAGGGCCGGGCCATCTACGAGAACATCCGCAAGACGCTGGTGTACCTGCTGGTGGGCAACGTGGGCGAGCTGACGGTGATGCTGGCGGCCTCGCTGGTGGGCCTGCCGTTGCCGCTGCTACCGCTGCAGCTCTTGTGGATCAACCTGGTGACGGACAGCCTGCCGGCGCTGGCGCTGGTGATGGACCCCGCGAGAGCGGAGCTGCTGTCGCGTCCGCCGAGGCGTCCGGAGGAGCCGATGCTGGGCGGGCACCAGTGGAGACACATCCTGCTGGTGGGGGCGCTGGAGGCGGCGGTGGTGCTGGGGGTCTTCATCTGGGCGGACCCGGAGCAGCACGTGGAGAGGGCGAGAGCGCTGGCCTTCTCGACTCTGGTGTTCGCGGAGCTGCTGAGAGCATTCGCCGCACGAAGCGCCACGCGAATCTTCTGGGAGGTGGGGCCGCTGACGAACCGGCTGCTGCTGGGAATCGTGCTCTTCTCGGCGGGGCTGCAGGTGGCGATCTACGAGCTGCCGGCGGCGAGGGGACTGTTCGGGCTGGGGGCACTCCACACCTGGGAGTTGGGACTGACGTTCGCACTGGGACTCATCCCGGTGACAGCGCTGGAGCTCTCCAAACTGTTGCGCCGTGGGTTCCCCCACCACCCCTCTCCCTCCGGGAGAGGGACGGGGTGA
- a CDS encoding universal stress protein codes for MRRILVAVDGTPVAREAARVGLELAGRVGARVTLVHVLPTSVAEGETADFAAFERACEDYANGLLAEVHPGHGRNGPMTDQVVLHGEPAEAISKAAEAEDVDMVIVGTRARGTLARTLLGSVADTLLRQCPKPLMVVPEASNRVRSE; via the coding sequence ATGCGGAGGATACTGGTGGCGGTGGATGGCACCCCGGTGGCACGCGAGGCGGCGCGCGTGGGACTGGAGCTGGCCGGACGCGTGGGGGCGCGCGTGACGCTGGTGCATGTGCTGCCGACCTCCGTGGCCGAGGGCGAGACGGCCGACTTCGCCGCCTTCGAGCGGGCGTGCGAGGACTACGCGAACGGGCTGCTGGCGGAGGTGCACCCGGGCCACGGCCGGAACGGACCGATGACGGACCAGGTGGTGCTCCACGGCGAGCCGGCGGAGGCCATCTCGAAGGCGGCCGAGGCGGAGGACGTGGACATGGTCATCGTGGGCACGAGGGCGCGCGGGACGCTGGCGCGCACACTGCTGGGGAGCGTGGCGGACACGCTGCTGCGGCAGTGCCCCAAGCCGCTGATGGTGGTGCCCGAGGCATCCAACCGGGTGCGCTCGGAATGA
- a CDS encoding ELWxxDGT repeat protein, with protein sequence MPSHPIPRFRPLSVLFLSLALGCSGEPRDTENPEPSLSELQFPETSSADRRPPGLRPSLVKDIQVGTDETLHSSEKSSYTNMLDAVVTSTGLYFAAGEESTGVELWRTDGTLEGTRIVRDTAPGPTGSIFELATSNDTVYLLSAASGTLWKSDGTAEGTTELMPGTWRNPANLVSCNGQLFFSEGGDTPSLWKTDGTPGGTFRLATSVWIDWNVSEPPYTVCANGTLFFVKRGVGGEVDELWKSDGTPEGTVRLASIGPVMPSPNTGATLVAVGSRVFLNTGYSWGQIWTSDGTPEGTVPLTSPTSETRPLITSHLTAAGGRAWFIDGFGPGLWTSDGTESGTRKVADIPWNSSVQLSAMGDSLLFSWGEGLYRTGGSPESTTFLGNINLSGYSPAARLPDGRYLLSAGEDPGTPELWLSDGTEAGTTPLRMTQGRSVPYPARFTRFGDRVMFWAMDEFHGAEPWMTDGTPGGTHLLRDIHRGDASNPQHLTKVGGTLFFSAHDAEHGRELWKTDGTSEGTVLVKDIGPAALHTEGPHMLTPVGDSLFFFHAGDRGLWKTDGTGAGTVRLARVEFQPYNPAQVGSLGTAFFFSTWTSAQGSELWRSDGTPEGTGLFKDINPGSGSAQPSGLRRMGDTLYFSAFDPQHGSELWKTDGTPEGTVLVGEIRPGNMGSGPSRHTAVGSTLFFVADDGVHGRELWKSDGTAEGTVLVEDINPGGSGSEATDLVELAGTLFFIAHDGVHGRELWRSDGTAEGTVLVADISPGPDSGFAIDFSDTTRLLNVIGDELYFTASDGVHGNELWKSDGTAGGTTLFRDLTPGSASSPLVGVPLVPVGKHGAFAFAFASPQGVDGMEPWMSDGTPEGTRRLVDLARGPMSSSPSQLTVSGSRLFFVADEGVHGRELWSVKKAAFHQHP encoded by the coding sequence ATGCCCTCCCATCCCATTCCACGCTTCCGCCCGTTGTCCGTGCTGTTCCTCTCACTGGCCCTTGGCTGCTCCGGCGAGCCACGGGACACGGAGAACCCCGAACCATCGCTCTCGGAGCTCCAGTTTCCGGAGACCTCGAGCGCCGACCGGCGCCCTCCGGGGCTACGCCCCTCCCTGGTGAAAGACATCCAGGTGGGCACCGATGAAACGCTCCACTCCAGCGAGAAGAGCTCGTACACGAACATGCTCGACGCAGTCGTCACCAGTACGGGGCTGTACTTCGCGGCCGGGGAGGAGAGCACGGGTGTCGAGCTCTGGAGGACGGACGGAACCCTGGAGGGGACTCGGATCGTCCGGGACACGGCCCCCGGCCCGACTGGCAGCATCTTCGAGCTGGCCACATCGAACGACACCGTGTACCTGCTCTCGGCAGCGTCGGGCACCCTCTGGAAGAGCGACGGGACGGCCGAGGGCACCACCGAGCTCATGCCCGGGACGTGGCGAAACCCCGCCAATCTCGTTTCTTGTAACGGCCAGCTGTTCTTCTCGGAAGGCGGAGACACCCCGAGCCTCTGGAAGACCGACGGCACGCCCGGGGGAACTTTCCGGCTCGCCACTTCGGTATGGATCGACTGGAACGTCTCGGAGCCTCCCTACACGGTCTGCGCGAACGGGACGCTGTTCTTCGTCAAACGGGGTGTCGGCGGCGAAGTGGACGAGCTGTGGAAGAGCGATGGCACCCCGGAGGGCACGGTGCGTCTCGCGTCGATCGGCCCCGTTATGCCCAGCCCGAATACTGGCGCAACCCTCGTCGCCGTGGGCTCCCGGGTGTTCCTCAACACGGGCTATTCCTGGGGCCAGATCTGGACGAGTGATGGGACACCCGAGGGCACCGTGCCGCTCACGAGCCCCACGAGCGAGACCCGACCGCTCATCACCTCGCACCTCACCGCCGCGGGCGGAAGAGCCTGGTTCATCGATGGGTTCGGGCCAGGCCTGTGGACGAGCGACGGCACCGAGTCCGGAACGAGGAAGGTCGCGGACATCCCCTGGAACTCCTCCGTCCAATTGTCGGCCATGGGGGACAGCCTCCTCTTCTCTTGGGGTGAGGGCCTCTACCGGACCGGAGGCTCGCCCGAGAGCACCACCTTCCTGGGGAACATCAACCTGTCGGGATACTCGCCGGCCGCGCGCCTGCCGGATGGCCGCTACCTGCTCTCCGCCGGGGAAGACCCTGGCACGCCGGAGCTCTGGCTGAGCGATGGAACCGAGGCAGGCACCACGCCGCTGCGGATGACCCAGGGACGGAGCGTTCCGTATCCGGCGCGCTTCACCCGCTTCGGTGACCGCGTGATGTTCTGGGCCATGGATGAGTTCCACGGCGCCGAGCCCTGGATGACGGACGGGACGCCCGGGGGCACGCACCTGCTGCGCGATATCCATCGAGGCGACGCCTCGAATCCCCAGCACCTCACGAAGGTGGGGGGCACGCTCTTCTTCTCCGCGCATGACGCCGAGCACGGCCGCGAACTGTGGAAGACGGATGGCACCTCCGAGGGCACCGTTCTCGTGAAGGACATCGGCCCGGCGGCCCTACATACCGAGGGCCCCCACATGCTCACGCCCGTCGGGGATTCGCTGTTCTTCTTCCACGCGGGAGACCGGGGACTCTGGAAGACCGACGGCACCGGGGCCGGCACCGTCCGGCTCGCCCGGGTGGAGTTCCAGCCGTACAATCCCGCGCAGGTGGGTAGCCTGGGGACGGCCTTCTTCTTCTCCACCTGGACGTCCGCGCAAGGCTCGGAGCTGTGGAGGAGCGACGGCACGCCCGAGGGCACCGGGCTTTTCAAGGACATCAACCCGGGCTCCGGGAGCGCCCAGCCCAGCGGCCTGAGGCGCATGGGGGACACGCTCTACTTCTCCGCCTTCGACCCCCAGCACGGCAGTGAGCTGTGGAAGACGGATGGCACCCCCGAGGGCACCGTTCTCGTCGGGGAGATCCGCCCGGGAAACATGGGCAGCGGCCCCAGCAGGCACACCGCCGTGGGAAGCACCCTGTTCTTCGTCGCCGATGACGGCGTGCACGGCCGCGAGCTGTGGAAGAGCGACGGCACCGCCGAGGGCACCGTTCTCGTCGAGGACATCAACCCGGGGGGCAGCGGTTCCGAAGCCACGGATCTGGTGGAGCTGGCGGGCACGCTCTTCTTCATCGCCCATGATGGTGTGCACGGCCGCGAGCTGTGGAGGAGCGACGGCACCGCCGAGGGCACGGTGCTGGTCGCCGACATCTCCCCGGGTCCCGACTCGGGCTTCGCCATCGACTTCTCCGACACCACCCGGCTCCTGAACGTCATCGGAGACGAGCTCTACTTCACGGCCTCGGATGGAGTGCACGGGAACGAGTTGTGGAAGAGCGATGGCACCGCCGGGGGCACCACCCTCTTCCGGGACCTCACGCCGGGCTCCGCGAGCAGCCCGCTCGTGGGCGTGCCACTCGTCCCCGTCGGCAAGCACGGCGCCTTCGCCTTCGCCTTCGCCTCTCCCCAGGGCGTGGACGGAATGGAGCCGTGGATGTCCGATGGCACCCCCGAGGGCACGCGCCGGCTGGTGGACCTGGCCCGGGGACCGATGAGCTCCTCTCCCTCGCAGCTCACCGTCTCCGGCTCGCGGCTCTTCTTCGTCGCCGACGAGGGCGTGCACGGCCGCGAGCTCTGGTCCGTGAAGAAGGCGGCTTTCCATCAACACCCGTAA
- a CDS encoding HAMP domain-containing sensor histidine kinase has protein sequence MSLKRVMTTAVVVLGVVSLAGAASLVILTSYLHRTSESLGNSVEGVRLAEALQVDLLTLVRLSNPSRGTPSEVDRSRAETETAIRLHLAEAHRQAQSEKERALLAEAEQAISFYMLKREEVRNLSSDEAVAQVLGPPLDAALGSLERLVEFNVNEAQVARSQADRWDELANVLGVGAAALLLLGGSALLLWLRRSVFRPLLETSRAMRRFGGGRKRTRAPEAGPTELREMARTFNEMANSLGRQQEEQLTFLAGVAHDLRNPLSALKMSAALVTSDRPLPEDRLRKTMALVRRQVARLDRMVGDLLDATRIEAGRFELSLEDRDARELAREVVELYLAGGSSHDLRLVLPEEPVLLRADATRVEQVLHNLVSNALKYSPVGSRVDVIVERSGEEVVLSVVDRGIGISKEELRHLFAPFRRTGRARETAPGVGLGLSVARRIVEAHGGRIEVDSRTGVGSTFRVRLPMAPAIAHPPEARPEGTASSPADTVH, from the coding sequence ATGAGCCTCAAGCGCGTCATGACCACGGCCGTGGTCGTCCTGGGCGTGGTCTCCCTGGCCGGCGCTGCCTCGCTCGTCATCCTGACGAGCTACCTCCACCGCACCTCCGAGAGTCTCGGCAATTCGGTGGAGGGCGTCCGGCTCGCCGAGGCCCTCCAGGTCGACCTGCTCACCCTCGTCCGCTTGTCCAATCCCTCGCGGGGCACGCCCTCCGAGGTGGACCGCTCGCGCGCCGAGACGGAGACCGCCATCCGCCTCCACCTCGCCGAGGCCCACCGCCAGGCCCAGTCGGAGAAGGAGCGGGCGCTGCTCGCCGAGGCCGAGCAGGCCATCTCCTTCTACATGCTCAAGCGTGAAGAGGTGCGGAACCTGTCGAGCGACGAGGCCGTGGCCCAGGTGTTGGGGCCTCCCCTGGATGCCGCGCTCGGCAGCCTGGAGCGGCTCGTCGAGTTCAACGTGAACGAGGCCCAGGTGGCTCGCTCCCAGGCGGACCGGTGGGATGAGCTCGCCAACGTCCTGGGGGTGGGGGCCGCCGCTCTCCTGTTGCTCGGTGGGTCGGCGCTGCTGCTGTGGTTGCGCCGCTCCGTCTTCCGCCCCCTGCTCGAGACCAGCCGCGCCATGCGCCGCTTCGGCGGCGGGCGCAAGCGCACCCGCGCTCCCGAGGCGGGCCCCACCGAGCTGCGCGAGATGGCCCGGACCTTCAACGAGATGGCCAACTCGCTGGGGCGCCAGCAGGAGGAGCAGCTCACCTTCCTCGCCGGCGTGGCGCACGACCTGCGCAATCCCCTCTCCGCGTTGAAGATGTCCGCGGCCCTCGTCACCTCCGACCGCCCCCTCCCCGAGGATCGTCTGCGGAAGACGATGGCGCTCGTGCGCCGTCAGGTGGCCCGGTTGGATCGCATGGTGGGCGATCTGCTCGACGCCACCCGCATCGAGGCCGGCCGCTTCGAGCTGAGCCTGGAGGACCGGGACGCACGCGAGCTGGCCCGCGAGGTGGTGGAGCTGTACCTGGCCGGTGGTTCCTCGCACGACCTGCGGCTGGTGCTGCCCGAGGAGCCCGTCCTCCTGCGTGCCGACGCCACGCGCGTGGAGCAGGTCCTGCACAACCTGGTCAGCAACGCGCTGAAGTACTCACCGGTGGGCAGCCGCGTGGACGTGATCGTCGAGCGCTCGGGCGAGGAGGTCGTGCTGTCCGTGGTGGATCGGGGCATTGGCATCTCCAAGGAGGAGCTGCGCCACCTCTTCGCGCCCTTCCGCCGCACGGGGCGCGCCCGGGAGACGGCTCCGGGTGTGGGCCTCGGTCTGTCCGTGGCCCGGCGGATCGTCGAGGCCCATGGGGGGCGCATCGAGGTGGACAGCCGCACCGGCGTGGGCTCCACCTTCCGGGTTCGGTTGCCCATGGCTCCCGCCATCGCCCACCCGCCCGAGGCCAGGCCCGAGGGCACCGCCTCGAGCCCGGCCGACACCGTGCACTGA